One segment of Solanum lycopersicum chromosome 1, SLM_r2.1 DNA contains the following:
- the LOC101263472 gene encoding uncharacterized protein isoform X2: METSEPTLAPQWLRSGKHVSSFGAASSRLHPDDAAPSKHAHKRSLSVNTDNKEWRRPASSDRAISSRTRWSSNSSNSPNFQSYNNFRNHHRDMDKDINKYRESSTLRNHRSRDFSDTSKKHHLEIFEEGLQSPSMTSGRISEKWPRNLSNAGKIKLTDNNGVLADKAIECGIRPLVTEKRQTSPGLGSVGSPGLGTRTQGIPTSPSGSTVNKLASALAVTTAVAGNDNSGLSSMKRAASSGPSSPIFSKSSGRCLNMAETVAKGLPCAQTISQVSQANHRLEELAMKQSRQLIPLVAKASVPNHSDKSRTKVELRQQTVSSSHPVSHNLSSVCISSRIHVYKPTSDRNGVSPVVNSSLSQNIHSRGPNALLAVPVSASTHSPGNIAAPSTFEPKPVGTMVQKKLSSQAQSRNDFFDRMRKKSNAHGIPQDQDASLSDETPRVEQSTEILGENTCNSDSFDGKNTDKSFSTCDAMLCSDEEEAALLRSMGWEENADEGGLTEEEISAFYKDVAKCINSKLALKIMHGIK, translated from the exons ATGGAAACAAGTGAACCTACATTAGCCCCACAATGGTTAAGGAGCGGTAAACATGTGTCAAGCTTCGGCGCCGCATCATCCCGGTTGCATCCAG ATGATGCAGCCCCATCAAAACATGCACACAAGAGATCACTGTCAGTGAATACGGACAATAAAGAGTGGAGGCGTCCTGCTTCATCTGAtcgagccatctcttcacggaCTCGGTGGAGCTCCAACAGTAGTAATTCCCCTAACTTTCAATCTTACAATAATTTTAGAAATCATCACAGAGACATGGATAAAGACATTAACAAGTACCGGGAGTCATCAACTTTAAGAAATCATAGGTCTAGGGACTTTTCCGATACTTCCAAGAAACATCACTTGGAAATATTTGAGGAAGGGTTACAGTCACCTTCAATGACTTCTGGTAGAATTAGTGAGAAATGGCCTAGGAATTTGAGCAATGCTGGTAAGATCAAACTAACTGACAACAATGGCGTGCTTGCGGATAAAGCAATTGAATGTGGCATCCGACCCTTAGTAACTGAAAAACGACAAACATCACCTGGCCTTGGAAGTGTCGGATCTCCTGGTTTGGGTACTAGGACTCAGGGTATACCAACAAGTCCGTCAGGCAGTACTGTCAACAAGTTGGCATCTGCATTAGCAGTTACTACAGCAGTTGCCGGTAACGATAACTCTGGTCTATCTTCCATGAAACGAGCTGCCTCTTCTGGACCTTCTTCTCCAATTTTTAGCAAGTCAAGTGGCAGATGTCTTAATATGGCTGAAACTGTCGCTAAGGGTCTTCCTTGTGCTCAGACTATTTCCCAG GTGTCCCAAGCAAATCACCGACTTGAAGAGCTTGCTATGAAGCAATCTAGGCAATTGATACCACTGGTGGCTAAGGCCTCG GTGCCAAATCATTCTGATAAATCAAGAACCAAGGTTGAGTTGCGGCAACAAACTGTCTCATCGTCTCATCCTGTCAGTCACAATCTCTCAAGTGTCTGCATCTCAAGCAGGATTCACGTCTACAAGCCAACAAGTGACAGGAATGGTGTTTCTCCTGTTGTTAACAGTAGCCTGAGCCAAAATATACACAGCAGAGGTCCAAATGCGCTTTTGGCCGTTCCTGTGTCTGCTTCTACACACAGTCCAGGAAATATTGCAGCTCCCTCTACCTTTGAACCCAAGCCTGTTGGGACAATGGTGCAAAAGAAACTATCATCCCAAGCTCAGAGTCGGAATGATTTCTTTGATCGTATGAGAAAGAAATCTAATGCACATGGCATCCCTCAGGATCAAGATGCTTCACTATCTGATGAGACCCCAAGGGTGGAGCAATCAACTGAGATCTTGGGTGAAAATACATGCAACAGTGACTCTTTCGACGGAAAGAATACTGACAAGAGCTTTTCAACTTGTGATGCGATGTTGTGTTCAGACGAGGAAGAGGCTGCACTTTTGCGTTCTATGGGCTGGGAGGAAAATGCTGATGAGGGTGGCCTTACAGAGGAGGAGATCAGTGCCTTCTACAAAGATGTTGCGAAG TGCATCAATTCGAAGCTGGCATTAAAGATAATGCATGGGATCAAATGA
- the LOC101263165 gene encoding mitogen-activated protein kinase kinase kinase 1-like yields MYGKQKKLRPRLDRTNALKNVDYDASQSVPSSPSSLIDQPAHRTRSLDLYPVPDRTSFRIDGAAGEFDTICRSLGLSPEDFAIPVAAWEARKHCSRSDRLRSTRFSDDRRDSDTKLDDANELPDSVTTVVRVTVDAESNSRLNNLPENVNEVTISESDVETECSHSDCFGSEDELETADEVRNGARGIVGGKLKHLLYSSPENLIKVRVSESVDDNLPTDVKCGIKGFRPPRLAPPTDVDDFTSAWDFIKSFGPADDEDMVSPLHDESTSDDILVNEQVEEIAKNEERSEDFVRNASQVSESSSEMSTDRDNNSSVLRAENDGACEKPLEQAVIDAAESSKSPFDDSYSLISKTSSKSPTGESNDVISEMSSKSQSNDSYALISKPLPSVSPNGSPSIKSWQKGDFLGSGSFGTVYEGFTDDGFFFAVKEVSLIDPGNQQSLLQLEQEISLLSRFRHRNIVRYHGTNKDESKLYIFLELVTKGSLASVYRKYRLRDSHVSDYTRQILSGLHYLHSREVMHRDIKCANILVDANGSVKLADFGLAKATQMNNIKSCKGTAFWMAPEVVNRKSNGYGTPADIWSLGCTVLEMLTGQIPYSHLEGMQALFRIGRGEPPPIPDTLSTEAQDFIKSCLRVNPNDRPTAAELLEHPFVMKPLSNFSGPLAP; encoded by the exons ATGTATGGGAAGCAGAAGAAGTTAAGGCCTCGACTTGACCGGACAAATGCCCTAAAAAACGTTGATTACGACGCTTCACAGTCGGTTCCGTCTTCGCCGTCGTCGTTAATAGATCAACCTGCTCACCGGACTAGGTCGCTTGACCTTTATCCTGTACCTGACCGGACAAGTTTCAGAATCGACGGTGCTGCTGGTGAATTCGACACTATTTGCCGCTCGCTAGGGCTTTCTCCTGAAGACTTTGCGATTCCGGTAGCTGCGTGGGAAGCTAGAAAACATTGCTCTCGTTCTGACAGATTGCGCAGCACCAGGTTTTCGGATGACCGCCGTGACTCTGATACTAAGCTTGACGACGCGAATGAACTGCCTGATAGTGTTACAACTGTTGTTAGGGTTACAGTTGACGCTGAATCGAACAGCCGGTTAAATAATTTGCCTGAAAATGTGAATGAGGTGACGATTAGTGAATCGGATGTAGAGACGGAATGCTCTCACTCTGACTGTTTCGGTTCTGAGGATGAGCTTGAGACTGCTGATGAGGTTAGAAATGGTGCTAGGGGTATTGTTGGCGGTAAATTGAAGCACTTATTATATTCATCACCTGAAAATTTgattaaggttagggttagtgAATCAGTGGACGATAATTTGCCAACGGATGTGAAATGTGGAATTAAGGGTTTCAGACCACCAAGGCTGGCTCCTCCGACAGATGTGGACGATTTCACATCTGCTTGGGATTTTATCAAAAGTTTTGGTCCTGCCGATGATGAAGATATGGTTTCACCGTTACATGATGAGAGCACTTCTGATGACATACTTGTGAACGAGCAAGTAGAAGAGATTGCTAAGAACGAAGAGCGTAGTGAAGATTTTGTAAGAAATGCTTCACAAGTATCAGAATCTTCTTCGGAAATGTCCACTGATAGAGATAACAACTCCTCAGTCTTGAGGGCAGAAAATGATGGAGCCTGTGAAAAGCCACTCGAGCAGGCTGTAATAGATGCTGCTGAAAGTTCGAAGTCACCTTTTGATGATTCTTACAGCCTGATATCAAAGACAAGCTCCAAGTCACCCACCGGTGAATCCAATGACGTTATATCGGAGATGAGCTCTAAGTCACAGAGTAATGATTCATATGCATTGATTTCAAAGCCTTTACCTTCTGTTTCTCCAAATGGTTCCCCCAGTATAAAATCTTGGCAGAAGGGCGACTTTCTTGGGAGTGGATCATTTGGGACAGTGTATGAAGGCTTTACCGA TGATGGATTCTTTTTTGCCGTCAAAGAAGTTTCGTTGATTGACCCAGGAAACCAACAAAGCCTTCTTCAACTTGAACAG GAAATTTCTCTTCTAAGTCGTTTTCGACATAGAAACATAGTTCGCTATCATGGCACAAACAAG GACGAGAGCAAACTGTATATCTTTCTTGAGCTTGTTACAAAAGGTTCACTTGCTAGTGTCTATCGCAAGTATCGCTTGCGTGATTCCCATGTTTCAGATTACACCAGGCAAATCTTGAGTGGGTTGCATTATCTTCATTCCAGAGAAGTGATGCACAG GGACATTAAGTGTGCCAATATATTGGTGGATGCTAATGGTTCAGTGAAGCTTGCAGATTTTGGACTGGCAAAG GCAACGCAAATGAATAACATCAAGTCTTGCAAAGGAACTGCATTCTGGATGGCCCCAGAG GTTGTTAATAGGAAGAGCAATGGATATGGTACTCCTGCTGATATATGGAGTTTGGGTTGCACTGTCTTAGAGATGTTAACTGGACAAATTCCTTATTCTCACTTGGAAGGG ATGCAAGCACTGTTCAGGATAGGCAGAGGTGAACCTCCTCCTATACCAGATACCTTATCGACAGAAGCTCAGGATTTCATAAAAAGCTGTTTGCGAGTTAATCCAAATGATCGACCAACTGCAGCTGAGCTACTAGAACATCCATTCGTTATGAAGCCGCTGTCAAATTTCTCAGGTCCTTTAGCGCCATAA
- the LOC101263472 gene encoding uncharacterized protein isoform X3, with the protein METSEPTLAPQWLRSGKHVSSFGAASSRLHPDDAAPSKHAHKRSLSVNTDNKEWRRPASSDRAISSRTRWSSNSSNSPNFQSYNNFRNHHRDMDKDINKYRESSTLRNHRSRDFSDTSKKHHLEIFEEGLQSPSMTSGRISEKWPRNLSNAGKIKLTDNNGVLADKAIECGIRPLVTEKRQTSPGLGSVGSPGLGTRTQGIPTSPSGSTVNKLASALAVTTAVAGNDNSGLSSMKRAASSGPSSPIFSKSSGRCLNMAETVAKGLPCAQTISQVSQANHRLEELAMKQSRQLIPLVAKASVPNHSDKSRTKVELRQQTVSSSHPVSHNLSSVCISSRIHVYKPTSDRNGVSPVVNSSLSQNIHSRGPNALLAVPVSASTHSPGNIAAPSTFEPKPVGTMVQKKLSSQAQSRNDFFDRMRKKSNAHGIPQDQDASLSDETPRVEQSTEILGENTCNSDSFDGKNTDKSFSTCDAMLCSDEEEAALLRSMGWEENADEGGLTEEEISAFYKDVAKNRCRASNSKLL; encoded by the exons ATGGAAACAAGTGAACCTACATTAGCCCCACAATGGTTAAGGAGCGGTAAACATGTGTCAAGCTTCGGCGCCGCATCATCCCGGTTGCATCCAG ATGATGCAGCCCCATCAAAACATGCACACAAGAGATCACTGTCAGTGAATACGGACAATAAAGAGTGGAGGCGTCCTGCTTCATCTGAtcgagccatctcttcacggaCTCGGTGGAGCTCCAACAGTAGTAATTCCCCTAACTTTCAATCTTACAATAATTTTAGAAATCATCACAGAGACATGGATAAAGACATTAACAAGTACCGGGAGTCATCAACTTTAAGAAATCATAGGTCTAGGGACTTTTCCGATACTTCCAAGAAACATCACTTGGAAATATTTGAGGAAGGGTTACAGTCACCTTCAATGACTTCTGGTAGAATTAGTGAGAAATGGCCTAGGAATTTGAGCAATGCTGGTAAGATCAAACTAACTGACAACAATGGCGTGCTTGCGGATAAAGCAATTGAATGTGGCATCCGACCCTTAGTAACTGAAAAACGACAAACATCACCTGGCCTTGGAAGTGTCGGATCTCCTGGTTTGGGTACTAGGACTCAGGGTATACCAACAAGTCCGTCAGGCAGTACTGTCAACAAGTTGGCATCTGCATTAGCAGTTACTACAGCAGTTGCCGGTAACGATAACTCTGGTCTATCTTCCATGAAACGAGCTGCCTCTTCTGGACCTTCTTCTCCAATTTTTAGCAAGTCAAGTGGCAGATGTCTTAATATGGCTGAAACTGTCGCTAAGGGTCTTCCTTGTGCTCAGACTATTTCCCAG GTGTCCCAAGCAAATCACCGACTTGAAGAGCTTGCTATGAAGCAATCTAGGCAATTGATACCACTGGTGGCTAAGGCCTCG GTGCCAAATCATTCTGATAAATCAAGAACCAAGGTTGAGTTGCGGCAACAAACTGTCTCATCGTCTCATCCTGTCAGTCACAATCTCTCAAGTGTCTGCATCTCAAGCAGGATTCACGTCTACAAGCCAACAAGTGACAGGAATGGTGTTTCTCCTGTTGTTAACAGTAGCCTGAGCCAAAATATACACAGCAGAGGTCCAAATGCGCTTTTGGCCGTTCCTGTGTCTGCTTCTACACACAGTCCAGGAAATATTGCAGCTCCCTCTACCTTTGAACCCAAGCCTGTTGGGACAATGGTGCAAAAGAAACTATCATCCCAAGCTCAGAGTCGGAATGATTTCTTTGATCGTATGAGAAAGAAATCTAATGCACATGGCATCCCTCAGGATCAAGATGCTTCACTATCTGATGAGACCCCAAGGGTGGAGCAATCAACTGAGATCTTGGGTGAAAATACATGCAACAGTGACTCTTTCGACGGAAAGAATACTGACAAGAGCTTTTCAACTTGTGATGCGATGTTGTGTTCAGACGAGGAAGAGGCTGCACTTTTGCGTTCTATGGGCTGGGAGGAAAATGCTGATGAGGGTGGCCTTACAGAGGAGGAGATCAGTGCCTTCTACAAAGATGTTGCGAAG AATAGGTGCAGGGCATCAAATTCGAAGCTGTTGTGA
- the LOC101263472 gene encoding uncharacterized protein isoform X1, with amino-acid sequence METSEPTLAPQWLRSGKHVSSFGAASSRLHPDDAAPSKHAHKRSLSVNTDNKEWRRPASSDRAISSRTRWSSNSSNSPNFQSYNNFRNHHRDMDKDINKYRESSTLRNHRSRDFSDTSKKHHLEIFEEGLQSPSMTSGRISEKWPRNLSNAGKIKLTDNNGVLADKAIECGIRPLVTEKRQTSPGLGSVGSPGLGTRTQGIPTSPSGSTVNKLASALAVTTAVAGNDNSGLSSMKRAASSGPSSPIFSKSSGRCLNMAETVAKGLPCAQTISQVSQANHRLEELAMKQSRQLIPLVAKASVPNHSDKSRTKVELRQQTVSSSHPVSHNLSSVCISSRIHVYKPTSDRNGVSPVVNSSLSQNIHSRGPNALLAVPVSASTHSPGNIAAPSTFEPKPVGTMVQKKLSSQAQSRNDFFDRMRKKSNAHGIPQDQDASLSDETPRVEQSTEILGENTCNSDSFDGKNTDKSFSTCDAMLCSDEEEAALLRSMGWEENADEGGLTEEEISAFYKDVAKVQGIKFEAVVKKYKAPLY; translated from the exons ATGGAAACAAGTGAACCTACATTAGCCCCACAATGGTTAAGGAGCGGTAAACATGTGTCAAGCTTCGGCGCCGCATCATCCCGGTTGCATCCAG ATGATGCAGCCCCATCAAAACATGCACACAAGAGATCACTGTCAGTGAATACGGACAATAAAGAGTGGAGGCGTCCTGCTTCATCTGAtcgagccatctcttcacggaCTCGGTGGAGCTCCAACAGTAGTAATTCCCCTAACTTTCAATCTTACAATAATTTTAGAAATCATCACAGAGACATGGATAAAGACATTAACAAGTACCGGGAGTCATCAACTTTAAGAAATCATAGGTCTAGGGACTTTTCCGATACTTCCAAGAAACATCACTTGGAAATATTTGAGGAAGGGTTACAGTCACCTTCAATGACTTCTGGTAGAATTAGTGAGAAATGGCCTAGGAATTTGAGCAATGCTGGTAAGATCAAACTAACTGACAACAATGGCGTGCTTGCGGATAAAGCAATTGAATGTGGCATCCGACCCTTAGTAACTGAAAAACGACAAACATCACCTGGCCTTGGAAGTGTCGGATCTCCTGGTTTGGGTACTAGGACTCAGGGTATACCAACAAGTCCGTCAGGCAGTACTGTCAACAAGTTGGCATCTGCATTAGCAGTTACTACAGCAGTTGCCGGTAACGATAACTCTGGTCTATCTTCCATGAAACGAGCTGCCTCTTCTGGACCTTCTTCTCCAATTTTTAGCAAGTCAAGTGGCAGATGTCTTAATATGGCTGAAACTGTCGCTAAGGGTCTTCCTTGTGCTCAGACTATTTCCCAG GTGTCCCAAGCAAATCACCGACTTGAAGAGCTTGCTATGAAGCAATCTAGGCAATTGATACCACTGGTGGCTAAGGCCTCG GTGCCAAATCATTCTGATAAATCAAGAACCAAGGTTGAGTTGCGGCAACAAACTGTCTCATCGTCTCATCCTGTCAGTCACAATCTCTCAAGTGTCTGCATCTCAAGCAGGATTCACGTCTACAAGCCAACAAGTGACAGGAATGGTGTTTCTCCTGTTGTTAACAGTAGCCTGAGCCAAAATATACACAGCAGAGGTCCAAATGCGCTTTTGGCCGTTCCTGTGTCTGCTTCTACACACAGTCCAGGAAATATTGCAGCTCCCTCTACCTTTGAACCCAAGCCTGTTGGGACAATGGTGCAAAAGAAACTATCATCCCAAGCTCAGAGTCGGAATGATTTCTTTGATCGTATGAGAAAGAAATCTAATGCACATGGCATCCCTCAGGATCAAGATGCTTCACTATCTGATGAGACCCCAAGGGTGGAGCAATCAACTGAGATCTTGGGTGAAAATACATGCAACAGTGACTCTTTCGACGGAAAGAATACTGACAAGAGCTTTTCAACTTGTGATGCGATGTTGTGTTCAGACGAGGAAGAGGCTGCACTTTTGCGTTCTATGGGCTGGGAGGAAAATGCTGATGAGGGTGGCCTTACAGAGGAGGAGATCAGTGCCTTCTACAAAGATGTTGCGAAG GTGCAGGGCATCAAATTCGAAGCTGTTGTGAAGAAGTACAAAGCTCCACTTTATTGA